CCAACCTGCGAGCAGGTCGAAAAACTTATCGAGACCAACGATCAGCGGCAACAGGCTGAAGCCAACGTGCAAAATCTGATACGCCTGATACGCCGGGCCCGTATGCACGTGCGTGGTCTGCTTCGTCTGAATAGTCCCGGATGATACCGTGAACGCCATGATGAATTCTCCTTTCGACCACTGCAGGAGCAACAGGTGTGCCCGGGAAACTCATCAGCAAACACTTCACCCCTCCTCGAGCCACACTTTCCCCATCTTGCCGAATAATTTTGTTGTTGATTTTCGGAAAAAATTCATGAACGGACCCAATCGTGACTGGAAGGATGGATTTGATGAAGAGAACCCCCTCCGCTTATATAACAAGAATTAACTCGCCGGTTGCTGCATTAATTCTTAACTTTATTTTACAATCACTCTCGGATAACCTTCCGCAGTATGGTCCCCTTCGCGGTCATGATTTGGAGGATGTAGGTCCCCGAAGGCAACTCGGAAAGATCAAGCGTAAGTTCGGATGTGTGTGGATTCGGAGAGTTGAGAACTCCCACTCCGAGCAGATTAAGCACACTCACTCGTTCAATCGGAATTGTGCCAGCAAAAATCGTAACAAGCCCGGTCGCTGGATTCGGATAAATCGAAAGCGTATCCTGCGGCACCGGCCCTGCCGCCACCGCGCTCTTCGTCGTGTCCACCATCTCCCGGATCGGGCGCATGGCCGTATAATAGGGAAAACCCAGGGCCGTATTGACAAAGAGTAGCGTATCGAAGACACACAGAGAATTGACCTGATAATACTTGCCGAGGCCATCGTTCTCCTGGCGCCAGGTATTGCCAGAGTCAAGGGATACATACACACCGGAATCCGTGCCAGCAAAGAGATACGGCCCACTGGATGCCAGCCTGCTCGTGTTAGCTGTGAGACTGAGCTGTGTCCAGTTCGAGCCGGAGTCCGTGGACCGGATGATCGGGCCGTTGGCGGCAAA
This genomic window from Bacteroidota bacterium contains:
- a CDS encoding T9SS type A sorting domain-containing protein; this translates as FAANGPIIRSTDSGSNWTQLSLTANTSRLASSGPYLFAGTDSGVYVSLDSGNTWRQENDGLGKYYQVNSLCVFDTLLFVNTALGFPYYTAMRPIREMVDTTKSAVAAGPVPQDTLSIYPNPATGLVTIFAGTIPIERVSVLNLLGVGVLNSPNPHTSELTLDLSELPSGTYILQIMTAKGTILRKVIRE